TTCTTTAACGAGGATATAGGCACAAATAACCTGCTCATTTACTTGACTAAAGGCTTTTAGGAAGCCTTCAAAGTAATCAAGCATTTCGCGGAAGGTATCGGATTCATCATCGCAAGCCTCCGAGGTATCATAGGCATTAAGAAGTTCAATTCTGGCAAAAAAGTTCTTTTGAGCTTTAAATTCGTTTGAGAGCTTTTCTTCAGCGGCAATGGGGCGCTCTCTTACGCTGTAAAAGTCTATGTTATCAGGATTGATACCGAACATTGGATTTTCTTTTAAGACCTTTCTAGCCTTTGTATTCCAGCTGGTCCATTCACCTGCCGTCAAAAGAGACGGAACAAGTTCCTGTTTAATCCTTTTCATGTCGCAGTTATTGTCAAAACTCTTTATTATAATCTTCAATGCCCACTCGGGATCACTCTTTATTTTTTTTGTAAGAATTTCCTTGCTGACCGTAGATTTTAATACCCAGATATGTTCTCTGTCCAAGGTTTGGAGGGCAGTAATCCCCATTTTGAGGCTCATGCTGTGACCGCGTTTTTTTGCAAAGTCTATAACCAGATCATCATCTTTAATTGAAGCAATGCGTCCTACACCCCATGTGCGGTGGAAGACAAAGGAGCCTGTATCAAAGGAAATATGTTTTTCAAAGTCGGCAATAGCATCAAATACGGGGCGCCAAGGCTGGCTCAAGTCCGAAACCTTAATACATTCTGCAAGCTGGCTGTGATCTTTATACTTGTTTTTAAAACATTCGGTAATTTCTTCACGAGCCCAGTTGTCTTTTTCATCATAAGAAAGAATAAGCTTTAAAATATCGATACAAATATTCCAGTTTTCATTTTCCCTGTAATATTGGTAAACATCCTGCATCAATATGGAACTGCGGCTATTATCCATAGCACCGGTAATCTTAGCCTGTATACGGAAGAAGAAGTCAATCTCATCGGGGATTAAGGTAACAAGTTTTGACCATATTTCTTTTACACCGTTTATTTGCTTGCGGTTTATAAAGCGGTACAAGGCTTTTTTATAATATTCTATAGATTTTTCCGTATTTCCGTCTTTTTCATATTTTTCGGCTAAAAGTTTGGCAACCTCGGCCTCATCATAATCAACCTTAACCAAGCGCTCCCAAATATCATAAAGGTCTTCACTTCCTGCAGCCTTATAACATTCTGCCAATGTCCGAAGAGCAAATTTAGATTCTCCGTATTCGAGAACCTTTTTACAAAGATATTCAACTATTTGTGTTCTGTGGTTGTCGGTAAATATTCCGATTAGACTTACAACATTTGAATCATCCAAAAGCTGATTTGAAAGAGAAATTATACTTGAAATATAAAGAGCTATTATAC
The DNA window shown above is from Treponema denticola and carries:
- the greA gene encoding transcription elongation factor GreA, with the translated sequence MADIQKQLIEMLNEEKWTRAAIGNYTTKNFEDLYKLVSTAKKENVVDEIKQICDEHLTHTKNSIIALYISSIISLSNQLLDDSNVVSLIGIFTDNHRTQIVEYLCKKVLEYGESKFALRTLAECYKAAGSEDLYDIWERLVKVDYDEAEVAKLLAEKYEKDGNTEKSIEYYKKALYRFINRKQINGVKEIWSKLVTLIPDEIDFFFRIQAKITGAMDNSRSSILMQDVYQYYRENENWNICIDILKLILSYDEKDNWAREEITECFKNKYKDHSQLAECIKVSDLSQPWRPVFDAIADFEKHISFDTGSFVFHRTWGVGRIASIKDDDLVIDFAKKRGHSMSLKMGITALQTLDREHIWVLKSTVSKEILTKKIKSDPEWALKIIIKSFDNNCDMKRIKQELVPSLLTAGEWTSWNTKARKVLKENPMFGINPDNIDFYSVRERPIAAEEKLSNEFKAQKNFFARIELLNAYDTSEACDDESDTFREMLDYFEGFLKAFSQVNEQVICAYILVKEFIADKQQISAVKQYNFAELYSRIDDPMEVYSQIKDKVSIKGQTLRQKFLKYIKNLIPNWEKEYIRLFPTVLSSEILDALIEAGSTDDVKNLVKDCFENYRIYRSAVIWFFKNIQEEEWFKELGISVEQQLIVLIHILDITYREIASRRNTTENRKINHQVHTILFGKDELLQNFIMESDVDTITRLYTLIDDIKDLDPVIKMNIRAKIVEKHKDFKFFDIEEKSVTVHGLIVTAKMLDLKNKELIEIRDVKIPQNAKDIGFALSLGDLRENAEYKAAKEEQTRLGNALTRLQDELDRAQIFDPTTATAKKVYFGSRVKILNNLTNNEEEYTILGPWESDPANGIISYMSPLGNGLFNHKKGEEVEFEVNDEKRSYKIIDISIADLK